The nucleotide sequence TGGGAGTCTCACCACTGATGCCTAGGGGCATAGACAGGCTGAATGTAACATGGTAAATGGCCCAGCTGgtgtaaaagaaaaaagcatccaTTTGGAGATGAAGAGCAAGGCAGACTTAGTCAAGGTTCTTTGTAGAAACTTgcatgtttggggcacctgggtggctcagtcattaagcgtctatcttcagcttgggtcatgatcccagggtcctgggattgagccccatatcaggctccctgcttggcaggaagcctgctttccctctctttcttccccagcTCGTGTTcctgttctctcactctctctgtcaaatatataaataaaatctttaaaaaaaagaaacaaaagagaaacttgCATGTTTAGATTTGCTGGTAATACAAAGAAAAGACACCTATTAATTACTTTATATTTGTCTCATTGATATAAATTACTTTTCGGTTATCTTAGGAGAGCCTTGTTATATAGGGAAAATATCATTAACATTTCACTTAAATCTACAGTTCTTCTAGTATTTACTGTGTTTCCACAGTTCTAGCATATTTTTGGACTTCCATTATTACTGTCTGCACTAAAAGTTTAGtgatttgaggggtgcctggctggctcagttggggagaacatgcaactcttgatgtaggagttgtgagtttgagccccacatcgggcatggaacctacttaaaattaagaattaaaaaaaaaaagtttagtgatTTGACTTAAATTTTTGAGACTTCTGTCCTTCTGCACCCCATGAGTTGTTTCTTTAATACTGGGGCATATGGTCTGCCGCTTGAGAGTTTGGTTCCAGTGCCCAAACTGAAACTTTATTTTGGAAGAAGTGGTTGGGGCTGCTGCTTGCTTTAGTCTGTGGCATGACACTCTCAGAACTGTGTTTGTTGGTTTTAGCGATtaggaaagacagaagagcacTGATGCTTTCTCTGCCTTTGAAATGCTTCTGTAACAAGTTCTTGTCCATAGGCTTTAAGAAGAaagcagttttgtttgttttttttaaataccttaaaGTGCTCCCAGTGCTCTTCTGTTCAGAGAAAAGAAGCCATCCTCCCTTTACCTCTTACCACACTCTGAGACCTTtagatttttctcagtttttactTTCATCATGATTTCCTTAGCTGGTGCTATTTTCTTATTCATCAAGAATTGGAatgtttcagggcacctgggtggctcagtgggttaagcctctgccttcggctcgggtcgtgatctcagggtcctgggatggagccccgcttcgggctctgtgctcggcggggagcctgcttccccgcccccctctctgactgcctctctgcctacttgtgatctctgtcaaataaataaaaatgaaatcttaaaaaaaaaaattggttatgTTCCCATTTGTCATGGGAAGAGATGTTGGTGTTCCTGCTTTGACCGTGTCTTTCTTTTGCAGACCCCGTATCATGTCAACCTCCTCCTGGCTGGCTATGATGAGCATGAGGGTCCAGCACTCTACTACATGGACTACCTGGCAGCCTTGGCCAAGGCCCCTTTTGCAGCCCATGGCTATGGTGCCTTCCTGACTCTCAGTATCCTGGACCGATACTATACACCAAGTAAGTTCTAGCGCACTAGGTAGGGAGTAGTAGCAGAGCCCCATCCTGAGCTGCTTCCTCATTTTGTACACCACCCCTTGGGCTTGTGTGGTCAGGGCTTGCGTAGAGGATGGATGGAGCCTGGGAAGCACATCCAGGTACCTTGTGGAAGCTGCTCTCCCTGCAGGTCAGGGCTATTGAAGGGCTAATAAAAGTAGTCCCTTTCTGCCACACAAAAGGAGATACTGCCTATGTCCagagctgggttttgttttgttttgaagggtGTGGAAGTAGTAAATAAGAATTCAGTTTTTTAACTCACTTTGCTCTGCTTAGATCCTTATTAGCATCTCAGCTATAAAGAACGAGTAAATAAACCAagtggtttgtgtgtgtttgttttgagCTTGTGAGGTTGAACAGGTCCCTAGCATGACAACTGAGGATGTTTTTTGCTTAAATGTTAAAGCTCTTGAAGACCACAAGTCTAGGCCCTTCCCTTGGTTCTTATCACCTGATGGCTGACCCTCCTATAAGAAAAAGCTGGCTCTCTCCTTGTCGATAAACTGTTAGCTTGGCCAAGCTGTCAGCACAGGAATGCTTTTGTGCTAAGTTCTATCTTCTGACTCCCATCCCAACCTTGACTTTCACCACCATGAGCAATAGGCACTTgggatttttcactttttacaGACTATAGATGCAGCACAGATAGCCACGTCTCTCCTTAAATTCCATTCTTCCTTGTCAGTACAGGAAAAATCTGGCTCCTCCACTCTTTTTTTGGTGCTGCCCTCTCACTCAACCTTAGCCATGCCAGAGCTCTAAGCCACATCCTGAAAAGAATTAGCCTGGCCTCCTAGTGACTATTTCTTGATTTGGCATCTGTCAGTAATACAGCTGACTTGCCCACCAAAATCACCACTAACCACCCCTGAAGCCGAACTGCATAATATGTCATCCCAGTTTGCCATGCTTCTGGACAGTTCCCTTTGGCTCTGATTTTATGAGAGTCTCAGCCCTATCCTATGAATTCTCTTTCCATTGTTAAAGGGAGACCCAGCTGGAAAAGTGAGGCTAAAACTCGGGCCCTGTCCTCCCTTTCCCTGACTTGCAGCTGGCTAGGGCAGATGGAACTGATTTAAGCCCTGGTCTAAAAGGGGGGGTTGGGGTGCGTGTAGGGGTGAGGGGGATGGGCTGTAAAAAAGAGGCAAGCCGCTGGACTTCTCTAGAGGCAGGCCCTGGCCATGGGAGGCAGAATTCCGTCATGCTTACCCTTCTCTGTAGCAAATCAATTTGCAATGGCTTGTGGCTGCCAGAGCACTGGGTCTGGGGCACCTTCCACTGCATATGGAATAAGTTTATTGCAAACTAGAAGGCTAGACATTTTTTTGCCATTTCCACTTGTGTGGCATACTGACCTGAAGAAGTTTGAAAGGTAAAAGTTGTGGCAGATAGACGTAATGGCATCACCTTGAGTGCATGGTCTCTTGTGTTCTCTTTCAGCCATCTCTCGTGAGAGGGCAGTGGAGCTTCTTAGGAAATGTCTAGAGGAGGTGAGTAGCTCCCACAGGATCCTGAAAGGAATGTTTATCTCTGTTTGCCAATATTGTTCCGTTCCTTGGTTGCATTTTTTCTGATCTTTGCCAGAAGGCGTAATACATACCCACTAACCAGATGTGAAGTTCCTACCATAGAGTTTGGTGGGTAACAAGCTTAGTTTTTATCTCTCGTGGGTTTCTCTCATCAATGTCAGTTTTACAGTTTAGTTACTTGTTAAGCGGGGGTGGACAGGTTCATCCAGCCTAGTGACTCTTAGATCTTGGTGTGTATAATCTAGGGACCTgtggagttttttgtttatttttcgttttgtttttaagcagatTCATGACTGTCCCACTCCCACTTCCACCCACTTCTGATTCATTTGTCCTGGTGTGGAGCCTGAGTAATTGGCAGTGCCAAGTGATTTTGTTACAGGTGGTAACTAGAACATACTTTAAGAACTACTACTGCCCTAGACTTTATAACTGCTCTATTCTTGTGCCACCTGGAGTTGCCATACTGTCTGCTCTCTCATAGTGCAATAGTCCTGGAGAGAAAGCCTTCCCTGAGAATTCAGGAGGCCACAGAAAGCAACTAGGAAGCTTAAAGCAGAAGAGAAGGGTTGCCTTTAGTTTACGAGGCCAGGCACATGGACCCCACCCCTTCCAGTACTACTCCTAAGAGTCTTTGGGGTACATatggaggatgaggaggaagagaaagcagcTCCCATAGGCATTTGAATTCTTTTGCTATTTCTGTGGCCTGAGGATGAACTTGAATTTGTGGTCTGGTGAGAGTAGGAGGATGGGAGCCAGGTGGGAGCATTGGGCATAGTGTCAATTTGCCTCTTACAAAGCCCTGTCATTTTCAGTCCACAGTgcccccttcttcttcctcttgtttGTGAATCCCCTTTCCAAAGCAGAAGCTGAGAATAAATTCATGTGCTTTCTTTAACCATTCAGCTAAGAGGCTGTATTAGTCCAGCAGTCCTAAGTGTTACAAGGGGCCACTAGGGAGAAGCCACTGGCATATCAAGTGCTTTGAGACTTTATTCACCATGGATTCTCAGGTTGATCATTTAGAAACCCACATTTCCTTATTGtcactttttcttaattttgcagTTTGTTTCTGGACATAGGAGCCATCAGCTAGAGGGGTCTCAGGAAATGAAATGGGTTGTTGTCGATGGCTAGTCCTCAGCTGTAAGAGGAGATGGGAAATATGGGAGGGCGGGCTTAGACCGAGGGAGGTGGGCATCTCTGGGATATGCTCCTAAGGGAGCAAGTAGAGAGctttctgccttctctctctctctctcttttttttttttttttaatattttatttatttatgtgacagacagagatcacaagtaggcagagagagaaagggaagcaggctctcagcagagcagagagcctgatgtggggctcgatcccagaaccctgagatcatcacccgagctgaaagcagaggctttaacccactgagccacccaggcgcccctctgccttCTCTTGAAGACTAAGTGAGGTATCTGGGAAGGGTGGCTGCAGAAACATAGATTTCCTCCAGCTGTGTTCCTCAGCAGTCTCTAGCCAGGTTAGTGGGGGCTGTGTGCTTCCATGCACCTAGACCACAGCTCCTTTGAAACAGCCTCTCAAGCAGAGAATCTTAAGAGAGTGCGGAGATGTTACTTTAATCACAGGTCAGCTTGGATTGCAGGAGTCAAGCAGGGATTGTTCAAAGAGCAGTTCTGCCaacctcctcccccccccactcctctAGCTGCACACACCTGGGCCTTATATAAtgttgcggggggtgggggggtgtttgACTGGAGCAAATTCTTGAGACGTAGGAGTACATTGCTTTGGTCCAAAGCTTATTCCTAGGGCAGTCACTCCTTTGTTGGCTTACTACCTTGAGAATTTCAAAGAAGTCTATATTTACCAGACTGATTGGTAGCTGACTGTGGGGAATAGAGCCTTGtcttgtcttattctttcatcAGCTGAGTGACCAGAGACAAGCTCCCAGTTGCCTCTCCCAGTTCTTGCTCACTGCCCCCCAGCTTCCAGCTGCAGTTTGGGTTTCTTCAGTGTCTTGAGTACCAACTGCCCCCAGTAGAAAATAAGCTCCACAAAAGCAGGAATTTTTATCTGCTGGTATGCCCAGTGCCTCAAAGACAGCCTGGCCTATAGTTAGTGCTCAGTAAAGATTATTGACTGACTGATTTTCTTCATGTCTCTCTGCAGCTCCAGAAACGCTTCATCCTGAATCTGCCAACCTTCAGTGTTCGAATCATTGACAAAAATGGCATCCATGACCTGGACAACATTTCCTTCCCTAAACAGGGCTCCTAACCTTATGCCGTCCCTCCACTTGCCAGGGGACTTTTTTTGATGGGCTCCTTCATCTTTTCTACTCTTTTGATGTGCATCCTTGACAGATGGTTAATTCAGAATAAAGCTAAATCTGGATAAATTGAGCTCCCTGGTTTGAGTCTCAGTTTACCTAATATCACCTCAa is from Meles meles chromosome 1, mMelMel3.1 paternal haplotype, whole genome shotgun sequence and encodes:
- the PSMB2 gene encoding proteasome subunit beta type-2 — protein: MEYLIGIQGPDYVLVASDQVAASSIVQMKDDHDKMFKMSEKILLLCVGEAGDTVQFAEYIQKNVQLYKMRNGYELSPTAAANFTRRNLADCLRSRTPYHVNLLLAGYDEHEGPALYYMDYLAALAKAPFAAHGYGAFLTLSILDRYYTPTISRERAVELLRKCLEELQKRFILNLPTFSVRIIDKNGIHDLDNISFPKQGS